Within Kutzneria chonburiensis, the genomic segment CAGGCAGCGTCGCCGCATCTACTGGGCTCCGGCATTCGACCGGTTCGAGTTTCGAGGAGACACACCGTGACGGTTCGCGTAGGTGTCAACGGCTTCGGCCGCATCGGCCGCAACTTCTTCAGGGCGGTCAAGGCCAGCGGGCACGACATCGAGATCGTGGCCTTCAACGACCTGGGTGACGTCGCGACCATGGCGCACCTGCTGAAGTACGACTCCATCCTTGGCCGCTTCCCGGGCGAGGTGGCGCTGCACGACGAGGGCATCGAGGTCGACGGCACCGTCATCAAGGCGCTGGCCGAGCGCGACCCGGGCAAGCTGCCGTGGAAGGACCTCGGCGTGGACGTCGTGGTCGAGTCGACCGGCTTCTTCACCGACGCCGCGGCGGCCCGCAAGCACGTCGACGAGGGCGGCGCCAAGAAGGTCATCATCTCCGCGCCGGCCAAGGGCGAGGACCTGACCGTGGTGCTCGGCGCCAACGACGACCAGTACGACGGCTCGCAGACCGTCATCTCCAACGCCTCCTGCACCACCAACTGCCTGGCCCCGCTGGCCAAGGTGCTGCACGACGCGTTCACCATCGAGCGTGGCCTGATGACCACCATCCACGCGTACACGCAGGACCAGAACCTGCAGGACGCGCCGCACAAGGACTTGCGCCGCGCCCGCGCCGCCGCGCTGAACATCGTGCCCACCTCCACCGGTGCGGCCAAGGCCATCGGCCTGGTGCTGCCGGAGCTCAAGGGCAAGCTGGACGGCTACGCGCTGCGCGTGCCGGTGCCGACCGGCTCGGCCACCGACCTCACCGTCACCGTCGGCCGCGAGGTCACCCTGGACGAGGTCAACGCCGCGTACAAGGCCGCCGCCGAGGGTGCGCTGTCCAAGTACCTGCGCTACAACACCGACCCGATCGTGTCGGCCGACATCGTCACCGACCCGGCGTCCTGCATCTACGACGCGCCGCTGACCAAGGTCATCGGCAACCAGGTCAAGGTCGTCGGCTGGTACGACAACGAGTGGGGCTACTCCAACCGCCTCGCCGACCTGGTGTCGCTGGTCGCCTCGAAGCTCTGAGAGGGCAACCGCAAGTGAAGACTCTCGACGACCTGATCGCCGAGGGCGTGGCGGGTCGGCACGTCTTGGTGCGTGCCGACCTCAACGTCCCGCTGGACGGCGACAAGATCACGGACGACGGCCGCATCCGGGCGTTCCTGCCCACCGCGCGGCGCCTCACCGAGGCCGGCGCGCGGGTCGTCGTCACGGCCCACCTCGGCCGTCCCAAGGGCGAGCCGGACCCGAAGTTCTCGCTGGCCCCGGCCGCCGCCCGGCTGGGTGAGCTGCTGGGCGCCGAGGTCGCGCTGGCCGCCGACGTCGTCGGCGACTCGGCCAAGGCCGTGGTCGGCGCGCTCACCGACGGCGGCGTGGCGCTGCTGGAGAACATCCGCTTCGACGCCCGCGAGACCAGCAAGGACGCCGCCGAGCGCGAGTCGCTGGCCGACGACCTGGTGTCGCTGGTCGGTGACAAGGCCGCTTTCGTGTCCGACGGCTTCGGCGTCGTGCACCGCAAGCAGGCGTCGGTCTACGACGTGGCCGCCAAGCTCCCGCACTACGCGGGCGGCCTGGTGCTGGCCGAGGTCGAGGTGCTGCGCAAGCTCACCGACGACACCGCCCGCCCGTACGTGGTCGTGCTCGGCGGCGCGAAGGTGTCCGACAAGCTCGGCGTCATCGCCAACCTGCTGACCAAGGTCGACCGGCTGCTCATCGGCGGCGGCATGGCGTACACGTTCCTCAAGGCCCAGGGCAAGGAGGTCGGCAACTCGCTGTTGCAGGCCGACCAGCTCGACCAGGTCAAGGGGTTCCTGGACGAGGCCGCCAAGCGCGGCGTCGAGCTCGTGCTGCCGGTCGACGTGCTGGCCGCGACGACGTTCGCCGAGGACGCCCCGTTCGAGGTCGTGTCCACCGACGCCATCCCGGCCGACCGGGAGGGCCTCGACATCGGCCCGGCCACCCGTGAGCTGTTCGCCGGCAAGCTGGCCGACGCCAAGACCGTGTTCTGGAACGGCCCGATGGGCGTGTTCGAGTTCGCCGCGTTCGCCGACGGCACCCGTGCCGTCGCGCAGGCGCTGGTCGAGTCCGACGCGTTCACCGTGGTCGGCGGCGGCGACTCGGCCGCCGCCGTGCGCCAGCTCGGCCTGCCCGAGGACGGCTTCTCGCACATCTCCACCGGCGGCGGCGCGTCGCTGGAGTACCTGGAGGGCAAGGAGCTCCCCGGCGTGAAGGTCTTGGAGGACTGATGGCCCGCCTTCCGCTGGTCGCCGGCAACTGGAAGATGAACCTCAACCACCTCGAGGCCATCGCCCTGACGCAGAAGATCGCCTTCTCGCTGCCGGAGAAGTACTTCGCCAAGGTCGAGGTGGCGGTGCTGCCGCCGTTCATCTCGCTGCGCAGCGTGCAGACCCTGGTCGACGGGGACAAGCTGCTGCTCAAGTACGGGGCGCAGGACCTGTCCCCGCACGACTCCGGCGCCTACACCGGCGATGTGTCCGGGGCGCAGCTGGCCAAGCTGGGCTGCACCTACGTCGTGGTCGGGCACTCCGAGCGCCGCGAGTACCACCACGAGGACGACGAGCTGGTCAACCGCAAGGTCAAGGCCGCGCTCAAGCACGGTCTGACGCCCATCCTGTGCGTCGGCGAGCGGCTCGAGGTCCGTGAGGTCAACGGGCACCTCGAGCACTGCAACACGCAGTTGATCGCCGGGCTCAAGGGTCTCAAGGCGGAGCAGGCGGCCAAGGTCGTCATCGCCTACGAGCCCGTGTGGGCCATCGGCACCGGCAAGGTCGCCACGCCGTCCGACGCGCAGGAGGTGTGTGCGTCGATCCGGTCCACGCTGGCCGACAAGTACGGCCAGGAGGTCGCCGACGTCGTGCGGGTGCTCTATGGCGGCTCGGTCAAGTCCGGCAGCATCGCCGACCTGATCAAGCAGCCCGACATCGACGGTGGTCTCGTCGGCGGGGCCAGCCTCGACGGCGACGAGTTCGCCAAGCTGTGTGCGCTGGCGGCCGGCGGGCCGCTGCCGTAGATCGTTGTCGCAGGTCGGGGCCTCGCTCGCGTTCGGGCGGGGCCCCGGTTCCGTTTCCGTGACTGTTCCTTTCCGGACCGTGCGCCGAAGGCCGGGGTGGAGCAGGTAACCTGTAGCGTCTATACGCCTTACAGCGAGGGTGAGATGAACCTGTTCCTGCAGATCCTGTTGATCGTCGCCAGCCTGCTGCTGATCCTGCTGGTGCTGCTGCACCGTGGTCGTGGCGGCGGTCTGTCCTCGCTGTTCGGCGGCGGCATGCAGTCGAGCCTGTCCGGGTCGAGCGTCGTCGAGAAGAACCTGGACCGGATCACGCTGTTCGTGGCCGCGATCTGGATCATCAGCATCGTCGGCATCGGTCTGCTGGCCAAGCTCGGCGGCTGAGTGCCGTCATCCGTCACTGGGGTTGTTCAACCACGTCTTGTGGGAGTGTGAGGGTCGATGACTGGCGGTAACGCGATCCGCGGTACCCGAGTCGGATCGGGCCCGATGGGCGAGTCGGAGCGCGGCGAGTCCGCGCCCCGGCACCGGGTGTCGTACTGGTGCGCCAATGGCCACGAGTCGCGTCCGTCGTTCGCCCTCGAGGCCGAGGAGCCGGAGTCGTGGGACTGCCCGCGGTGCGGGCTTCCTGCCGGGCGGGACGAGAAGGCCCCGCCCGCGCCACCGCGCAACGAGCCGTACAAGACGCACCTGGCCTACGTGAAGGAGCGCCGCTCCGACGCCGACGGCGAGGCCATCCTGGCCGAGGCGCTGGCCAAGCTCCGGGCCCAGCGCGAGGGCGAGTTCTAGCCCGATCCGACCCGAAAGGCCGCGCTGCCCCGGCAAGTCAGGGGCAGAGCGGCCTTTCCGCGCTTTCAGCCCTCCGTGGTCGCCGCCGCCCGCCCGACTTTCGGCGACGGCGGTCCGCCGGACTCTCGCCCACCGTGGACTGCCCGCCGAGTCCGGTCGCAGCGGTCCGCCTGCCGTGGTCGGTCGCCTCGGTCCGCTTGCCGCTGACCGTCCCGCTCTGCTGTTTCCGCCGGGCCTGCTCTGCGGTTCTGCCCGTCCGCTGGCCCGTTCTGCGCTGAGCTCTGCCGTCCTCTGGCGCTGCATTCCGCCCGGCCCGCAGGCTCACCGCAGGCAGTTCCGCCCCACGTCGGCCGCCTCGCCCGCCGCGTCCCGCCCTGCCGCACCTTTCCCTGCTCGCCTCCCCTTCCTTTTCCTTCCCGTCCCACCAACACGAAAGCCGCTTTGCTCGCGACGTGCGCAAGCAAAGCGGCTTTCGTTGCGTGGCTGATCAGGAGAGGGGAGTCCCGCGCCCGGCTTCCCCTCCGGCCCGACCCTCCTATGCGTGCTGGGGAGCCTGCGGCGCCGGCACACCGGGCAGGGCGAGCGGGAACCGTGAGGTCACCACGAACCCACCGTCCCGACTCGGCTCGGCATGACAGCTGCCTCCCAGCAATTCGGCCCGTTCGGTGAGTCCGACCAGGCCATGGCCGCCAGAGGGCAGGGCAGGGGTCCGCTGTCCTCGGGGCCGTCCGTTGCGCACCCGCACCTCCAGTTCGTCCTCGCCCACCTGGACGAGCACGGACACGGCGGCCGACGGGGCGTGCTTGCCGACATTGGTCAGTGCTTCCTGCACCGTCCGGTACGCGGCGGCCGACACCGGCCGCGGGATGCTCTCGATGTCGCCGTCCACGTTGAGCGTGACGGCGAGGCCGCAGTCGGAGACCATGCGGCGAAGGTCGGTCAGGTCGGTAAGGCCGTCGTCATCGTCGCTGGTGGTCCGCAGAACGCCGACCAACTGGCGCAGCTCCTCCAACGTCTTGGTGGACAGCCGGCGAATGGTGTTGGCGATCTCCCGCGAATCGGCGTCGGTGACGGTCATCTTCAGCGCGCCGGCCTGCATGGCGATCAGGGTGACCTGGTGCGACACGACGTCGTGCATCTCGCGGGCCAGCCGGGTGCGCTCCTCGGCGCGGATGGCCTGGGCCTGTAGCTGCTGCTTGCGCTCGCGTGTGGCGGCCAGCTCGGTGAGTCGGCGCACGAGCTCCTTGCGGGTGGTGACCAACAGACCCAGCGCCAGCGGCATGCCGGCGTTGATCACGGCCCACAGCAGGTTGAGCAGCTGGTGCCGCCAGTCGAGGCCGACGAACTCGGACAGCGGCCAGATGATGAACGCGCACAGCATCATCAGCACCGCGCCGGCCATGGTCTGCCAGTTCCAGGCCTTCTTCTTGGCCAGCGAGTACAGCGCGATCATGCCGGCGAGCTGGGACCAGCCGGCGAGGTAGCCGGGCACGGTGGCCAGCAGCACGAGGAACGGGTAGCGGCGGCGCAGCACCAGCGCGAGGCAGGCCACGCCGGACAGGATGTGTGAGTACAGCTCGGCGTCCTTGGGGAACACCAGCAGCACATCGAGCAGGGCCAGCGCGATGGCACCGACATCGCTCAGCGGCCCCGAGTGCCGGCGCACGAAGCGGCTGCCCCGGTCGCGCAGCTCGGCCAGCGGGCCGGGACGGTGCACGACAGTGCTCACGATGTCGGCCGCTTGCGCGCCGCTCATCGGCTGGCCGGTCCAGATCCTGTCGTCGTTGTCGCGCTGGGTCGGCACACCGACCTCGGACATGTCGGGACCGTTCACGGCGTGGCGCGGCCGATTCGGCACGGCTCCGTCCTCCTCGGGCAGGGCGAGTTGGTCTTGTGCTCTTAGACAGTCCTAACACTCGTTCGGGACGCGCCTCCCGAAACTTGTGTGCATCTGCACACGTCACGTGTCCACCCGTACACCCAACGTGACGTCTGACCTGCGGCTTTGTCGGAAGACTAACACGCCTCGTCACGCGCAGTACCGGTCGAACTACCTGTTAACGGTGTTCAGGATTAACCGAAAAGACCAGACCATCGGGGGTTGACCCAACGCGATCGATCGCGTTCGACCTCGACACGCCCTCTCGCGACGGCCGGCGGTCGGCGCTGAGGCGAGGAACAGTCGGCCCGGCCGCTGTCACTCCGTGACGAACCGTCGGCGATCGGGGACCGCGGCCAGGAACGCCTCCGTGTCGTAGAAGGCCCCGATCGGCAGTTCCTGCCACACGGCGTCCAGGAACCGGTCGACCGCCGCCCGTTCCTCGGCCGGCCAGGTCGGCAACACCTTGCCCAGCACGATGCCCGGGTCGAGCTCACCCGTGGTCACCAGACTCTGGAGCAGCGTCGGCAGCAACGCCTTCACGTCGGCCTCGGTGCCGACCGTGTTGCCCAGCTTGATCGTCAGCCAGAACAGGTCATGGTCGGCCACTCGGACGTCACCGCGGCAGTGCGGACAGCCTTCGAGCACGGCTCGTCGCGGGTAGGCGGCGAACACGGTCTCGATCTGGGCGAGTGCCTCCGTCAGCCGGGTGGTCATGCCGTCATTGTGGGATGAGGCCAGCGCTGCTCGCCTCTCCATTCCGATCCCGGTCGGATGTACCTCCAAACGTTGCAGTGACCATCAGTGGTGCGAGACGCCCGCCGGGCTCACCGTCGACGGGCGTCTCGTCGACCGCTAGAACCCGGCGCGATCCTGGCTACGCGGGTCGTCACGGATCAGGTGCGGCTCATAGAAGCCGGCGCGGGCGGTTCGCCGCCACGGCCGGGCCAGGTACTCCACGTTGCCGTCCAGATCCGCGACGGCGATCGGGCCGTCGTCGGTGCGGGCGATCCACTGGCCGTCCGGCGAGATCACGCCGGAGCCAGCGTCGGAGGCATAGCCCACCCAGTAGCTGTTGGTCGCGGCGTGGGCCTGAGCCTCGGTCGCGAACACCTCGGTCGGCGCGGCGGTCGCGAACAGCACCGCGTCCACGTCCAGCCGCTCGTACTCCAGGAACAGCTCCGGGAAGTGCACCTCCATCCCCAGCGCCAGCCCGATCCGCACGCCGTCGACCTCGAAGGTCACCGGCGCGGCGCCGGGCGTGTACAGGAAACTGACCTTGGTGTTGGACAGCATCCGCTCGTCGTAGCGGGTGACCACCTCTCCCTTGTCGGACAACACATACAGGCTGTTGTGCGGACGGTTCGGCGGGGTCAGCCGGTGCACCGCCCCGACCACCGTCCACAGGCCGAGCTCCCGGGCCAGGTCGGCGATGCGGCCCAGCTCGTCCCGCAGCACCTCCCACTCGACCAGGCTCCAGTCGGCCGGTCCGACGCGGTTCGGGTCGGCCGACATGATGCGCTTGTGCGGCGAGCAGGTCGCCCCCTCCGGAAACACCACCAGCCGCGCGCCCGCCGCGTAGGCGTCACGCATCAGCCGGCGGATCTCCCGCCCGCTCTCCCGTACCAGATCCGCGTCCCGCGGGTCCTGCCGCAGCGTGGTGCGCGCCGCGGCCAGCCGCAGGGTTTTCGTCTTCGGCATCTCGTTTCCCGATATCGGGCGGAAGTGCCGAAGCGCGGTCGTGTACGACTGCCCGGTCTTGGCCGCGCGGGCCCTGACCCGTCGTTTGAAATTGCCTCTCGCGGTCACGTCCTCGGCCTTCCACGTCCCGGATCAGCGATCCCCCAGCGATGCGCACGTCCGGAACGGACGGCTTCGGATGGCGACCCGAGACAGGAAGTCCCTTTGCCTCCGCGGGGAGCCGGGCTGGGGCCGGCTCGTGGAGGTGAGGCGTGGGTCACGCGCAGAAACACCGTAGCACGTGTCGAGGACGGTCCGTCGGCGCCGACCAGAGGGCAGGGAACCGAACAGAAGGAGTTGGCATCATGGCGATCCGCGTGCACACCTCGATGACCCTCGACGGCTTCTCGGCCGACGAGAAGGGCTGGCCGGTGCTGCTGCACATGCCCGCATTCCAGTCCGGCGTCTCGTACGGACACGAGGAGTTCTTCGCCCAGTGCACGGCCGTGATCATGGGCCGGCACACCTTCGAGCCCGCGCTGGGTGCGCAGAGCTGGCCGTGGCCCGGCAAGAAGGTCTTCGTGCTCAGCTCCGGCTCGGTGGACGTGCCGGTTGACCAGGACGTCACGGTCTGCGCCAATGTCGCCGAGGTGCTGGCCGCGTTGCCGGACGGCGACGCTCAGCTGCTGGGCGGACCCAGCACGATCGCCGCCTTCCACCAGGCCGGCGCGATCGACCGGTTGGAGATCGTCCTGCTGCCTCTGTTGCTGGGCAAGGGAAAGCCGCTGTTCCCGTTGGGCGACGACACCGCGCCGCTGGCCTTCGACGAGCAGGTCGTCTATCCGGACGGCACGGTCAAGTTGTGCTACAACGTGACGACGACCTTGCCGCGGGCGTGACCCTGTTGCACGTAGCGAATGGCGGCAACGGCTTCGGCCAGCGGGAAGGTGCGGTCGAGGACCGGCGTGACTGCTCCTTCCGCGATGAGCCGCTTGAGTTCGAGCAGGTCGGCGGGGTTTTCCGCGGTGGCGATCAGACCCTTGAGCTGGTGGCTCACGAATGGCGAGAGCAGGGCGGCGCGCAGGGTGCGGGCGACGCTGCCGACGAGCTTGCCGCCGCCTTCGCCGCCGACGATGACCAGTGTGCCCTTGGGCGAGAGGTGTTGGCGCAGTTGGGAAAGCGGTCGGTCGCCGGCGGTGTCCAGGATGACATCGTAGCGGCCGGTGATGGATTCCTTTTGTAGTCAACGATCTCGTCGGCACCGAGCATCTTGACCAGGTCGGTCTTGGCCGTGCTGCACACCCCGGTCACGTGGGCCTGCCGGGCCTTGGCCAGCTGCACGGCGTAGCTGCCGACCCCGCCGCCGGCGCCGATGACGAGCAGTCGCTGTCCGGACTGGACGGACAGTAGCCCCTTCAACGCGGTGCAGGCCGATACCGGCACGGCGGCGGCCTGGTCAAAGGCCAGATTGGCCGGCTTCGCGACGACCCTCGACGCCTTGGCGATCGCGTACTCGGCGAACGACCCGTCGGCAGTGCCGAAAACCTCGTCGCCCGGACGGAGGTCGGTGACGCCGGGGCCGATTTCCTCGATGGTGCCGGCAAGGTCGAGGCCAGGTACCAGTCTTCTCGGTCTGCGTAAGCCGAAGCCCAGCAGACGGATCAGGTACGGCTGGCCGCTGGTGAGGTGCCAGATGCTGGGGTCGACGCCGGCCGCGCGCACGCGGACCGCAACCTCTCCGGGGCCGGGCCGAGGCCGTTCGATGTCCTTGAGCTGCAACACATCCAACGATCCATAGCGGTCGCTCACGATGGCTCTCACGGTGAATCTCCCTCCGGGTACTGGAAAACGTCGTCGAGTGGCACCCCGAACACGCGGGCGATCTGGAACGCCACCTCGAGCGACGGCGAGTACTTGCCCTGCTCGATCGCGATCACCGTCTGCCGCGTCACGCCGATCCGGTCGGCCAGCTCGGCCTGGGTCATCTCGCCCTCGGCGAAACGCAGCGCGCGGATCGAGTTCGTCACCCTGGTCGGCTTCACCATGTCTGGAACCCCCGCCGGTAGCCGACGATGCGCGCTACCGAGCCCAGCACCGCTGACAGCGTGAAGGTCAGGTAGATGACGTTGGCGATCCAGAAGTGGTCCAGCCGGAACATCGCGAGGAACATCGCGAGCACCCCGCCGACCACCACGAACGACTGGCCGACGCGGTCGCCGAACTGCCCGATCTCCCGGTCGCGCTGGTCGCGCCGGCTGTCCTTGGGGTTGCGGATCGACACCGCGATGGTCAGCACGATTGTCGTCACGATCGAGGCCGCCGTGACCCACAGCAGTGTTGCCACATAGGGCACCTGGGTCAGTGGTGTCGGTCCCGATCTGCCCAGCACCATCACGGCGTACACGGCATAGCCGATCGCCGACACCACCAGCATGATCCACGCGCGCTTCTCTTCGTAGGCCACGGCCGCGCTCCTCCCCGCTCGATGGCGTCAAATGTAAAGAAGCTTGGACATCGTGTCAAACATTCTTAACTTCACCCGGTCGGTGGGGCCATGCGCGGTGACATCACCGCGGATGTGGTCGCGCTCAGCGCCACTAACGGCACATTGGTGGCGCGGCGGTCTCCCGGCCGGTCTCCGCGAAAGTGTCAGACCCTGCCGGCACGATGACGGCGTGAACGTTGAGGTGGCGAGCAAGCGGCGGAGGTCGGCGTTCCCGGCGGACGTCGTGGTGGTGGATGTGACCTCGCGCGGGCCGGAGCCCTGGGTGCGGCTGAGCCCGTTCTATCCGCATGGCGGCATCCCGGTGCCGTTGTCGCCGGGCGAGGTCGGCACGTCGGTGGAAGGCATCTGGCAGGCGCTGAAGGTCTTTGCCGACAACGATGTGGACGCGTCGAAGCTGGCCGTCACGAGGATGACCGGTCTCAAGAGGACGGTTCGCCGGTTCGGGCCGGTGCTGGGGCATCGTGGGGGCCTGCGGGGGAGTGGCCTGCTGGACTACGAGACCGCGCGGCGGCGGATCTATCTGCCGGCGTACCGCTGGATGCTGGACAACTGTGTGCAGGACGAGCTTGCGGCGCTGAGGGCGATCGCCGCGGCGAAACCGTTGGTGCTGCTGGACTACACCACCAACGGGGACGTGGCGAACCTGGTCACGCCGCTGTCGCATGCCGCCCTCGTGGCCCGATACCTGACCGACCGATGGGACGAATGAGGAGTAGGTTGCGGGCGGTTGATTTTTCTGAAGCTGTTGTGCGGCAACGAGTTAATCGCACTCGGAGGGTGACCGTGGGACGCTGTTGATCAGCGGATTGCGCATCGCGGGAAAACGTCCGGCGGGTGGAGTTGAATCGGCGGCATGAACACAGCACCGACCGACGGGGACCGGATCCACCGCACCTACGACACCACCCGACGAGGCATGGACCGCCTACTGTTCGCCGACAACATCCTCGGCCTGATGCCCACCGGCCGGGAGTGGGACCGGGAGGACCCGTCGTCTGGCTGGCCGCAGTACCCGACCTGCGGCAGGGCCCGGCCGGTCGCCTGCGCAGCGCCGGCCCTGAAATCCGTTGGACCCGATGACATGATGGGGAGGTGGAGTCCACCCGAGTGGACCGCTGGCTCTGGGCGGTCCGGCTGACCAAGACCCGTCCGGACGCCGCGGCGGCCTGCCGGGGCGGCCATGTGCGCGTGAACGACAAACCGGCGAAGCCGGCGACCGTGGTGTCGCCCGGCGACGAGGTGCGCGCCCGGGTCGGCGACCGGACCAAGGTCGTCGAGGTGGTGCGGGTGATCCAGAAGCGGGTGGGTGCCGCGGACGCCGCGACCTGCTTCATCGACCGCACGCCCGCGCCCCCGCCGGAGGCCGCCATTCCGGTCGCCCGCCGTGAGCGGGGCGCCGGCCGGCCGACCAAACGGGAGCGGCGCGTGCTGGACAGGTTCCGTTCCGGCCAATTCTAGTCAAGGAACTCGTCCAGCAACGGGAGCAGCAGCTCGGACCGCAGCGTCACGTTCATGTGCGTGGTGTTCGGCAGCACCGCCAGGTGCGAGCCGGGGATCAGCCGCTTCATCAGTGCGCCGTGCTCGATGGTCGTGAAGTCGTGGTCGCCCAGCACCAGCAGCGTCGGCGCGGTGATGCCGGCCAGCTGGTCGTCGGTCCAGCCCTTGAGGTCGGCGGCCGAGGCCGACATCGTGGCCAGGAACTCGTCGAAGTGCTCCGGGTGCGGCGACAGCCGCTGGTAGGCGTCCCGGAAGTCGGCGAAGTCCTGCTGCGTCGGCAGCCGGTCGGAGGTCGCGTGCCGGGACGGGTCGAGCAGGTCCTCGTGCATGCCGTCGGGCCGGACGCTCGCGGAGATCGGCACCACCGAGAGCACCCGGTCCGGGTGGCTGACCGCCAGCTCAAGGGCGACCGCCGCCCCCATGCTGTGGCCGAGCACGTGGGCCCGGTCGATGCCGAGATGGTCCAGCAGCGCCACCACGTCGCTCGCCAGCGCGGCCGGGGTGATCGCCCGGTCGATGTCGGCGGTGCGGCCGTGGCCCTGCATCTCTACGCCGATCACCTGGTGCTTCCGGGCCAGCGTAGGGATGAGGCCGGCGAAGTTCAGGTCGATGGTCAGCATGCCGCCGTGCAGGAGGACCAGGGTGTGCCGGCCTCGCCGTGCCGCTCGTAGTACAGGTGCAGGCCGTTCACGTCGGCATAGCCCATGACCGTTTTCCTCTCAGCGCAACGTTCGTTGTCACCAGTGCGTCGAATGGAGGTTCACCCGGATCGACACGTCCCTAGAGTTTTTCGTGACGAGTTTTCGCGTCGATGACGTGCGTACCGCGACCGAGCCGCTGCCCACCCTGCCACTGGCCGAGGTGCAGGCCGAGTTGTTCGGCGAGGTGCTGGCCAGTGGTGGTGACCCCGATACGCCGGTGATCGAGCCGAACGGCGTGCACCCGTTGCTGGACGCCGTGTCCCGGGCGTTCGGTGAGCACCGGCCGCTGGTGCTGTCGCCTGATGCCGTGTGGCTGACCATCGCCCAGGGTGTGGCCCAGCACATCCGGCTCCACGCGGAGGAGCTGCGGCCGAAGCTGGTCGGGCGTCCGGGCCGCGAGGCCCTCGTGCTGGAGATGCTGGAGCCACCAGCCAATGCCGACGAGTGGCGTGCGGTGATCGAGCAGTTGGGAAAGGAGGTGGCGAGCCGGGCAGCAGGTGCGGACCTGTTCGAGTGCGACTTCACCACCAGCACGGAGGTCGAGCGGACAGCCAGCCGAGTGATCATGCTCGACGGCTACTCGCCCTACTTCTCGTACTGGATGAAGTTCGTGTGCGGCATCCCGCGGATCACGCTTACCGGCACGGTCGAGGACTGGCGGAAGATCCGCTCGCGGGTCGATCGCCTGCCCGAGTTCGGGTTGGAGAAGTGGGTCCGGTCGCTGGTGCCGATCGCCGACGAGTTCGTCCGGGCCGCGAGCGGCGAGCCGAACCTGTGGTTCTGGCAGCGCATCTACAACCCGGCCGATGCCTATGGTGGTGCGGTGATCACGGGGTGGGCCGCGCGGTTCTACCCGTATCTGCGGGTCAGGGGCGTCAGTGACTGTTCGAATCCGCTGTTGGACCTGCCGATCGGTGAGCCGCGGAATGTCACACGCAACAGCTATGGCGCTGTCGAGAGCCCGTCGATCACGACCGAGCAGGTCCCGGCCACGCTGTCCCAGGCAGTGGTGCGGATCAACAACATGGTGACCGGCGAGAACACGGCGGTGGCGCTCCACGGCGGCCTGGTCGGGGTGACTCAGGACCGCAACTGGCAGCTGCAGCCGATCGCCGGCTGGCACATCACGTTGGCGACTCCGGCAGTCGGTCCGGTGCTGGACCGCATCATCCGGGACCACGAGACGACGCCGCCGGTCGATGTGCCGCAGTTCTTTCCCGCTTCGGCCGAGTACATCGAGCTCTATCGGCGGATGGGTTCGGCCGGCTTGCATGGCGGCGCGGCCCGGATCGTGCCGCATGAGGAACAGCGCAAGGTGTTTGCCGGTACCAGAGAGCGCACGCTGCTCGGTGTCGTCGAACTGGCCGACGGGCGGACCGTGGCCATGGCCACCGACACGGACGACATCCACTGGGTGCTGTGCCGGTTCGAGCCGGATACCGAGAACGAGCAGCCGAAGCGATGGCGGCTGGCCGAAAGTCGTGCCGACGCGCTTGACCTGGGCACGTCGCTGGCGATGGTGCTGGACGTCCTCCTCGACGGGGACGAGCTTGAGCGGTTGGAGGTGGGTCGGCTGAGCGACCTGGACTCAGGGGGTCTTTAGCAGCAGGGCACGGGTGTAGAGGAGGTCGAAGCCGCGGCGCTGGACGTTCTGCTGGGACTTCGTGCCGGGGCCGGTGGTCACGGTGGCGATGTCGCAGCCGGCGGCCTTGGCCATGCCGAGACGGGAGGCGATGAGAGCGGTCTGCACGCCGCGACGGCGGTGCTGGGCCAGGGTGG encodes:
- a CDS encoding dihydrofolate reductase family protein, yielding MAIRVHTSMTLDGFSADEKGWPVLLHMPAFQSGVSYGHEEFFAQCTAVIMGRHTFEPALGAQSWPWPGKKVFVLSSGSVDVPVDQDVTVCANVAEVLAALPDGDAQLLGGPSTIAAFHQAGAIDRLEIVLLPLLLGKGKPLFPLGDDTAPLAFDEQVVYPDGTVKLCYNVTTTLPRA
- a CDS encoding zinc-binding dehydrogenase, translated to MRQHLSPKGTLVIVGGEGGGKLVGSVARTLRAALLSPFVSHQLKGLIATAENPADLLELKRLIAEGAVTPVLDRTFPLAEAVAAIRYVQQGHARGKVVVTL
- a CDS encoding NAD(P)-dependent alcohol dehydrogenase, which translates into the protein MRAIVSDRYGSLDVLQLKDIERPRPGPGEVAVRVRAAGVDPSIWHLTSGQPYLIRLLGFGLRRPRRLVPGLDLAGTIEEIGPGVTDLRPGDEVFGTADGSFAEYAIAKASRVVAKPANLAFDQAAAVPVSACTALKGLLSVQSGQRLLVIGAGGGVGSYAVQLAKARQAHVTGVCSTAKTDLVKMLGADEIVDYKRNPSPAATMSSWTPPATDRFPNCANTSRPRAHWSSSAAKAAASSSAASPAPCAPPCSRHS
- a CDS encoding helix-turn-helix transcriptional regulator: MVKPTRVTNSIRALRFAEGEMTQAELADRIGVTRQTVIAIEQGKYSPSLEVAFQIARVFGVPLDDVFQYPEGDSP
- a CDS encoding DUF6939 family protein; the protein is MNVEVASKRRRSAFPADVVVVDVTSRGPEPWVRLSPFYPHGGIPVPLSPGEVGTSVEGIWQALKVFADNDVDASKLAVTRMTGLKRTVRRFGPVLGHRGGLRGSGLLDYETARRRIYLPAYRWMLDNCVQDELAALRAIAAAKPLVLLDYTTNGDVANLVTPLSHAALVARYLTDRWDE
- a CDS encoding RNA-binding S4 domain-containing protein; the protein is MESTRVDRWLWAVRLTKTRPDAAAACRGGHVRVNDKPAKPATVVSPGDEVRARVGDRTKVVEVVRVIQKRVGAADAATCFIDRTPAPPPEAAIPVARRERGAGRPTKRERRVLDRFRSGQF
- a CDS encoding alpha/beta fold hydrolase, producing MLTIDLNFAGLIPTLARKHQVIGVEMQGHGRTADIDRAITPAALASDVVALLDHLGIDRAHVLGHSMGAAVALELAVSHPDRVLSVVPISASVRPDGMHEDLLDPSRHATSDRLPTQQDFADFRDAYQRLSPHPEHFDEFLATMSASAADLKGWTDDQLAGITAPTLLVLGDHDFTTIEHGALMKRLIPGSHLAVLPNTTHMNVTLRSELLLPLLDEFLD
- a CDS encoding DUF4419 domain-containing protein, which gives rise to MRTATEPLPTLPLAEVQAELFGEVLASGGDPDTPVIEPNGVHPLLDAVSRAFGEHRPLVLSPDAVWLTIAQGVAQHIRLHAEELRPKLVGRPGREALVLEMLEPPANADEWRAVIEQLGKEVASRAAGADLFECDFTTSTEVERTASRVIMLDGYSPYFSYWMKFVCGIPRITLTGTVEDWRKIRSRVDRLPEFGLEKWVRSLVPIADEFVRAASGEPNLWFWQRIYNPADAYGGAVITGWAARFYPYLRVRGVSDCSNPLLDLPIGEPRNVTRNSYGAVESPSITTEQVPATLSQAVVRINNMVTGENTAVALHGGLVGVTQDRNWQLQPIAGWHITLATPAVGPVLDRIIRDHETTPPVDVPQFFPASAEYIELYRRMGSAGLHGGAARIVPHEEQRKVFAGTRERTLLGVVELADGRTVAMATDTDDIHWVLCRFEPDTENEQPKRWRLAESRADALDLGTSLAMVLDVLLDGDELERLEVGRLSDLDSGGL